The Candidatus Eisenbacteria bacterium genome includes a window with the following:
- a CDS encoding class I SAM-dependent rRNA methyltransferase, which yields MHTIQLKPHEDRRLRAGHLWIFSNEIEGTDAGLADGGVGGVFDSRGAFLGQAYLNRKSLIAGRVLTRSREPVDEAFVHGRIERALELRARVLPDPAYGRIVFGEGDRLPGLVVDRYGDVLVAQVGTLGMEMLWPWAERALRRLLQPRALYLRSDSPTRAQEGLGDHCVFLEPDPGQASGTASEPGRVELRENGATFVTDVVRGQKTGWFHDQRENRALLQGRVTGARVLDLFCYAGAWAVLAAMWGAREVTGLDSSEFALELARVNAERNGVGASCSFRKADVFRELRALHEAGEKYDVVVLDPPALIKSRARLAEGVRGYNDLNRAAMRLVAPGGTLITCSCSHLMPREEFLPLLSRAAHEAHAAFRLAALRGQAADHPVLLAMRETEYLKCAVLEGL from the coding sequence GTGCACACCATCCAGCTCAAGCCGCACGAAGACCGGCGCCTGCGTGCCGGCCACCTGTGGATCTTCTCCAACGAGATCGAAGGCACCGACGCCGGCCTGGCCGACGGGGGCGTGGGTGGAGTCTTCGATTCCCGCGGCGCATTCCTGGGACAGGCCTACCTCAACCGCAAGTCGCTGATCGCCGGGCGCGTGCTCACGCGCTCGCGCGAGCCGGTGGACGAGGCTTTCGTGCACGGGCGCATCGAGCGGGCGCTGGAGTTGCGCGCGCGCGTGCTGCCCGATCCGGCGTACGGGCGGATCGTGTTTGGCGAGGGCGACCGCCTGCCCGGACTGGTGGTGGACCGCTACGGCGACGTGCTGGTGGCCCAGGTGGGCACCCTGGGAATGGAAATGCTGTGGCCGTGGGCGGAGCGCGCCCTCCGCCGGCTGCTCCAGCCGCGCGCGCTGTACCTGCGCTCCGATTCCCCCACCCGGGCGCAGGAAGGCCTCGGGGACCACTGCGTCTTCCTGGAGCCGGACCCGGGGCAGGCATCTGGGACGGCATCGGAGCCCGGCCGCGTGGAGCTGCGCGAGAACGGCGCCACGTTCGTCACCGACGTGGTGCGCGGGCAGAAGACCGGCTGGTTCCACGACCAGCGGGAGAACCGCGCGCTGCTGCAGGGACGCGTGACCGGCGCGCGCGTGCTGGACCTGTTCTGCTACGCCGGCGCCTGGGCGGTGCTCGCCGCCATGTGGGGGGCGCGCGAGGTGACCGGCCTGGACTCGTCGGAATTCGCGCTGGAGCTGGCGCGCGTGAACGCGGAGCGCAACGGTGTCGGCGCCAGCTGCTCCTTCCGCAAGGCCGACGTGTTCCGCGAGCTGCGCGCGCTGCACGAGGCGGGGGAGAAGTACGACGTGGTGGTGCTGGACCCGCCCGCGCTCATCAAGAGCCGCGCCCGACTGGCCGAGGGCGTGCGCGGCTACAACGACCTGAACCGCGCCGCCATGCGCCTGGTGGCGCCCGGCGGCACCCTGATCACCTGCTCGTGCTCGCACCTGATGCCGCGGGAGGAGTTCCTGCCGCTCTTGAGCCGCGCGGCGCACGAGGCGCACGCCGCGTTCCGCCTGGCCGCTTTGCGCGGACAGGCCGCCGATCACCCGGTGCTGCTGGCGATGCGCGAGACCGAGTACCTGAAATGCGCCGTGCTGGAGGGACTGTAG
- a CDS encoding helix-turn-helix transcriptional regulator translates to MSEITAVELGKRIKQERLRKQLTLKDIEAKVGISATHVSEIERGRTSPTVGALSKIAAALDTKMSLLVDLRIPPAVAHTSPKDRAPYQIKIGHVTAEPLFPFLAGPEVSLFLLQLQPGEKDSDFLRAAAGEVFLTSLKGILEVTLGAERFILKEGDSLHFVVKPDSVMENIGESPARVFVAVSPRMAI, encoded by the coding sequence ATGTCGGAAATAACGGCAGTCGAATTAGGCAAGCGCATCAAGCAGGAGCGGCTTCGGAAGCAGCTCACGCTCAAGGACATCGAGGCCAAGGTGGGAATCTCGGCGACGCACGTCTCCGAGATCGAACGGGGCCGCACTTCACCCACCGTGGGCGCGCTCAGCAAGATCGCCGCGGCCCTGGACACCAAGATGTCCCTGCTCGTGGATCTCCGCATTCCGCCGGCGGTGGCCCACACCTCTCCCAAGGACCGGGCTCCCTACCAGATCAAGATCGGCCACGTCACCGCCGAGCCGTTGTTCCCGTTCCTGGCCGGACCGGAAGTGAGCCTGTTCCTGCTCCAGCTGCAGCCGGGGGAGAAGGACTCTGACTTCCTGCGCGCCGCGGCGGGCGAAGTGTTCCTCACCAGCCTCAAGGGCATCCTCGAAGTGACCCTGGGCGCGGAGCGATTCATCCTGAAGGAAGGCGACAGCCTGCACTTCGTGGTGAAGCCGGACAGCGTCATGGAGAACATCGGGGAATCGCCGGCCCGCGTCTTCGTGGCGGTATCGCCGCGGATGGCGATCTAG
- the speB gene encoding agmatinase, whose translation MNDAREVPYPQGPGACFGGLPPELSDPAKARALILPVPYDGTTSYVPGTRRGPQAILTASQNVELYDEELEASPCDGGIATLPELDISDVGPEATVARVEEAWRWALGTSRFVVMLGGEHSLTPGAVRAAKERWPDLSVLQIDAHADLRNTYRDTPFSHACALRRVRESCRNVVQLGIRNLSAEEAAWVKSERIELGWGGVRKDPATWDRLLGTLSKHVFVTIDLDGLDPSVCPGVGTPEPGGIQWEELLRILRRVFSEREVVAADVMELCPLAGDIRSDFLAAKLVYKLVGYKFCLPRG comes from the coding sequence TTGAATGACGCCCGCGAAGTGCCGTACCCGCAGGGGCCGGGGGCCTGCTTTGGCGGGCTCCCCCCGGAGCTGTCGGATCCCGCGAAGGCCCGGGCGCTGATCCTGCCCGTGCCCTACGACGGCACCACATCCTATGTTCCGGGGACCCGGCGCGGGCCGCAGGCCATCCTCACCGCCTCGCAGAACGTGGAACTGTACGACGAGGAACTGGAAGCCTCGCCCTGCGACGGGGGCATCGCCACGCTCCCCGAGCTGGATATCTCCGATGTCGGCCCCGAGGCCACGGTGGCCCGGGTGGAGGAGGCCTGGCGCTGGGCCCTGGGCACGTCCCGGTTCGTGGTGATGCTGGGCGGGGAGCACTCGCTGACTCCCGGGGCGGTGCGCGCCGCGAAGGAGCGCTGGCCGGACCTCTCGGTGCTGCAAATCGACGCCCACGCCGACCTGCGCAATACCTACCGCGACACTCCGTTCAGCCACGCCTGCGCCCTGCGGCGCGTGCGGGAGAGCTGCCGGAACGTGGTGCAGCTGGGCATCCGCAACCTTTCGGCCGAGGAGGCCGCGTGGGTGAAGTCGGAGCGGATCGAGCTGGGCTGGGGGGGCGTGCGCAAGGACCCCGCCACCTGGGACCGGCTGCTGGGAACGCTCTCGAAACATGTCTTCGTGACCATTGATCTGGACGGGCTCGACCCTTCCGTATGCCCCGGCGTGGGCACGCCCGAGCCGGGCGGGATCCAGTGGGAGGAGTTGCTGCGCATCCTGCGCCGCGTCTTCTCCGAGCGGGAGGTGGTGGCCGCGGACGTGATGGAACTGTGCCCGCTGGCGGGCGACATCCGCTCGGACTTTCTGGCCGCGAAGCTGGTCTACAAGCTGGTGGGCTACAAGTTCTGCCTGCCTCGCGGATAG
- a CDS encoding carbohydrate binding family 9 domain-containing protein, which yields MARTSRFAAAAAALAAACLTGALSISAGQAATEPAPATPPDSVARAATGSAAKPSKDQPISHVKLAAGPIVVDGRGDDPGWQGALEITEFFEVSPGDNAPPPVRTVARMAYVSDRIYFFARCYDSEPAKIRAHLSDRDRIFGDDLVGIMIDTFRDQRSGYEFFINPLGIQGDIARNGDEEDDSFDCLWTSAATLDSLGWTAEFSVPTRSLRFPMQQDQKWGFSVLRIRPRESRFQYASIRLDRNNPCLACQFAVLNEFHGLASGRNLEILPYMTLTGASTRGSLDQPRDTDSHPDFGINVKYGVTPSLTLDGTVHPDFAQVEADQNQVSVNSGSALFFQEKRPFFLEGSSIFQSFGNFFYSRNISDPRWAGKVTGRQGRFQLGVLAARDRSTQVLYPFLNGSDVLDIDAASTDGVVRGKLGLHGESYVGFTGTGRSYADGHNVLGAVDGQVRFLKRLRWTGYLAKSDTRDVPGYGYSADSTGVAQGGWATYQEIFYFSSGYNGGFWYTDKSPQYRADMGYQDQNNMRAVEAWHEWDFRPTGKFLEFYRPAVYAVYQVDHDGVLRYQAVRPDLFARFRGQWTLQAQVATKFSRYRNEGIGREIATHHSAWLVNVGKDGSGLLSGYAQLRVGEDIYRRQAVLGHSSDLVASLNVRPNSRLTATVQGELYRIQDRDVDTVLVRQGLAGVRLTYQFTPRLFVRLFSQYQRVERPYRAPERRTYNELANQFLLSYKLNYASVFFLGVNGNYDDGLTREDGTLPAGGAPFGQTARQVFVKFQYLWQG from the coding sequence ATGGCAAGGACTTCGAGGTTCGCGGCGGCCGCAGCCGCCCTCGCCGCGGCCTGCCTGACCGGGGCACTCTCCATCTCCGCGGGCCAGGCCGCCACGGAGCCCGCGCCGGCCACCCCTCCGGATTCGGTGGCTCGTGCGGCCACCGGGAGCGCGGCGAAGCCCTCCAAGGATCAGCCGATCAGCCATGTGAAGCTGGCCGCGGGCCCGATCGTCGTGGACGGCCGGGGTGACGACCCGGGCTGGCAGGGGGCGCTCGAGATCACCGAGTTCTTCGAGGTCAGCCCCGGGGACAACGCCCCGCCGCCCGTGCGCACCGTCGCGCGCATGGCCTACGTGAGCGACCGGATCTACTTCTTCGCGCGCTGCTACGATTCCGAGCCGGCGAAGATCCGCGCGCACCTGAGCGACCGCGACCGGATCTTCGGCGACGACCTGGTCGGGATCATGATCGACACCTTCCGAGACCAGCGCAGCGGCTACGAGTTCTTCATCAACCCGCTCGGCATCCAGGGGGACATCGCGCGCAACGGCGACGAGGAGGACGACTCCTTCGACTGTCTGTGGACCAGTGCCGCGACCCTCGACTCGCTGGGCTGGACCGCGGAATTCTCGGTTCCCACCCGCAGCCTGCGCTTCCCCATGCAGCAGGACCAGAAGTGGGGCTTCAGCGTGCTGCGCATCCGGCCCCGGGAGAGCCGCTTCCAGTACGCCAGCATCCGGCTGGACCGCAACAACCCGTGCCTGGCGTGCCAGTTCGCGGTGCTCAACGAGTTCCACGGGCTGGCCTCGGGCAGGAACCTTGAAATTCTCCCGTACATGACGCTCACCGGTGCGAGCACCCGCGGCAGCCTGGACCAGCCGCGCGACACGGACAGCCACCCCGACTTCGGGATCAACGTGAAGTACGGCGTCACCCCCAGCCTCACGCTGGACGGCACCGTGCATCCCGACTTTGCGCAGGTGGAGGCGGACCAGAACCAGGTCAGCGTGAACAGCGGCTCGGCGCTGTTCTTCCAGGAGAAGCGGCCGTTCTTCCTGGAGGGCAGCTCCATCTTCCAGTCCTTCGGGAATTTCTTCTACAGCCGCAACATCTCCGATCCGCGCTGGGCGGGCAAGGTGACCGGCCGGCAGGGCCGGTTCCAGCTGGGAGTGCTGGCCGCGCGCGACCGCTCCACGCAGGTGCTCTACCCGTTTCTGAACGGCAGCGACGTGCTGGACATCGACGCCGCCTCCACCGACGGAGTGGTCCGCGGCAAGCTGGGGCTGCACGGGGAGTCCTACGTGGGCTTCACCGGCACCGGGCGCTCCTACGCGGACGGCCACAACGTCCTGGGCGCCGTGGACGGGCAGGTCCGGTTCCTCAAGCGCCTGCGCTGGACCGGCTACCTGGCGAAGTCCGACACCCGCGACGTGCCGGGCTACGGCTACAGCGCCGACTCCACGGGCGTGGCGCAGGGAGGCTGGGCCACCTACCAGGAGATCTTCTACTTCAGCAGCGGATACAACGGCGGCTTCTGGTACACCGACAAGTCCCCGCAGTACCGCGCGGACATGGGCTACCAGGACCAGAACAACATGCGCGCCGTCGAGGCCTGGCACGAGTGGGACTTCCGTCCCACCGGGAAATTCCTGGAATTCTATCGGCCCGCGGTGTACGCCGTGTACCAGGTGGACCACGACGGGGTGCTCCGCTACCAGGCGGTGCGCCCGGACCTGTTCGCCCGCTTCCGGGGCCAGTGGACCCTGCAGGCGCAGGTCGCGACCAAGTTCAGCCGGTATCGCAACGAGGGCATCGGCCGCGAGATCGCCACGCACCACAGCGCGTGGCTCGTCAACGTGGGCAAGGACGGCAGCGGCCTGCTGAGCGGCTACGCGCAGCTGCGGGTGGGCGAGGACATCTACCGCCGGCAGGCGGTGCTGGGCCATTCCAGCGACCTGGTCGCCTCGCTCAACGTGCGCCCCAACAGCCGGCTGACCGCCACCGTGCAGGGCGAGCTGTACCGCATCCAGGACCGCGACGTGGACACCGTGCTGGTGCGCCAGGGGCTCGCCGGCGTGCGACTCACCTACCAGTTCACGCCGCGGCTCTTCGTCCGGCTCTTCTCGCAGTACCAGCGCGTGGAGCGCCCGTATCGCGCTCCCGAGCGGCGCACCTACAACGAGCTCGCCAACCAGTTCCTGCTCAGCTACAAGCTCAACTACGCCTCGGTGTTCTTCCTGGGCGTCAACGGCAACTATGACGACGGCCTCACGCGCGAGGACGGCACGCTGCCGGCCGGAGGCGCCCCCTTTGGCCAGACGGCGCGCCAGGTCTTCGTGAAGTTCCAGTACCTCTGGCAGGGTTGA
- a CDS encoding MASE1 domain-containing protein has protein sequence MSFRRPAGVAAEILALAGLYYLGARLGLLYATLGGNATPLWPSAGLALAAMILRGPRAIPGIFLGSFLSSLEIPHAFSGSAVIALGNTLEPLAGWWILRRLARLDPSLCRVRDVLWLVLPVALLSPLLSAGAGCVVLREGGRHAWAQVEPAARVWWLGDVMGMLAVAPFLITWLTPPRPRFQAGRFFEGLAVLTLCAGVTALVFRGMFHSAYLLFPFVIWMALRFGPRGASLTALLLTAIAAWETVSGRGPFFQGSVRESLLELDTFAAVMISTALLLAAAVTERRRHADALRGSETRFRTLVESMHDVVATLDLEGRHTALFGVPEGSSRFARDQFLGRTAVEVLGPKAGAVHEQANRRALRGENVVYDWEFTLEGPVRQFQTALSPLHGPAGEVAGLVSVTREMTDLRSLEAQLRHAVKMEAVGRLAGGVAHDFNNLLTTILGHADLLRERLPADSPMRADAEQIRRSGERAAALTWQLLAFSRKQVVVPRVLDLNTIVAELEKMLGRVIGEHIVLVTRLDPAPALVRADRGQIEQVILNLVVNARDAMPEGGRLEIETRRVELHRSEARGPAAVAPGPYVSLRVTDDGAGMDPEVQRHIFEPFYTTKAHGQGTGLGLAMVYGIAEQAGGCIQVRSRPGEGSSFDLCLPRVTDATGADPPPAPPAAPPGRGVETILLVEDEEAVRQLLRRVLEKAGYRVIEAACAEDAMEIARAHAQTIHLLLSDVVMPGMSGTRLAEHMLAERPGLRVLFMTGYTDEGLTGGGTLIRERGLLQKPIRPDDLLRHVRSTLDSR, from the coding sequence ATGTCATTCCGGCGTCCCGCGGGCGTCGCAGCCGAGATCCTCGCCCTGGCCGGGCTCTACTACCTTGGAGCGCGCCTGGGGCTGCTGTATGCCACTCTGGGCGGCAACGCGACCCCTCTGTGGCCCTCGGCCGGGCTGGCCCTCGCCGCGATGATCCTGCGAGGGCCGCGCGCCATTCCCGGGATCTTCCTCGGTTCCTTCCTTTCCAGCCTCGAGATTCCCCATGCATTCTCCGGCTCCGCGGTCATCGCGCTGGGCAACACGCTCGAGCCCCTGGCCGGATGGTGGATCCTCCGGCGCCTGGCCCGGCTGGACCCCTCGCTGTGCCGGGTCCGCGACGTGCTGTGGCTGGTGCTCCCGGTCGCGCTCCTGAGCCCGCTGCTGAGCGCGGGCGCCGGGTGCGTGGTGCTGCGCGAGGGCGGGCGGCACGCCTGGGCCCAGGTCGAGCCCGCGGCGCGCGTGTGGTGGCTGGGCGACGTGATGGGCATGCTGGCGGTGGCCCCGTTCCTCATCACCTGGCTCACCCCGCCACGACCCCGGTTCCAGGCCGGCCGGTTCTTCGAGGGCCTGGCGGTCCTGACCCTCTGCGCGGGGGTGACCGCGCTGGTCTTCCGGGGCATGTTCCACTCGGCCTACCTGCTGTTCCCCTTCGTCATCTGGATGGCGTTGCGCTTCGGGCCGCGGGGCGCTTCGCTCACCGCCCTGCTGCTCACCGCCATCGCCGCCTGGGAGACCGTCTCCGGCCGGGGGCCCTTCTTCCAGGGCAGCGTGCGCGAGAGCCTCCTGGAGCTGGACACGTTCGCCGCGGTGATGATCTCCACGGCGCTGCTGCTGGCCGCCGCGGTGACCGAGCGCCGCCGCCACGCGGACGCGCTCCGGGGGAGCGAGACGCGGTTCCGGACGCTGGTCGAGAGCATGCACGACGTGGTGGCCACGCTCGACCTCGAGGGTCGGCACACGGCCCTGTTCGGGGTCCCGGAAGGGAGCTCGCGGTTCGCGCGCGACCAGTTCCTGGGGCGCACCGCGGTGGAGGTGCTGGGCCCGAAGGCGGGGGCGGTGCACGAGCAGGCGAACCGCCGGGCGTTGCGCGGCGAGAACGTGGTGTACGACTGGGAATTCACGCTCGAGGGCCCCGTCCGCCAGTTCCAGACCGCGCTCTCGCCGCTGCACGGGCCGGCCGGGGAGGTGGCCGGGTTGGTGAGCGTGACGCGGGAGATGACCGACCTGCGCAGCCTCGAGGCGCAGCTGCGGCACGCCGTGAAGATGGAGGCGGTGGGCCGCCTCGCGGGAGGCGTGGCGCACGACTTCAACAACCTGCTCACCACGATCCTGGGGCACGCGGACCTGCTGCGCGAGCGCCTGCCGGCGGACAGCCCCATGCGCGCCGACGCGGAGCAGATCCGGCGGTCGGGCGAGCGGGCCGCGGCGCTGACCTGGCAGCTGCTGGCGTTCAGCCGCAAGCAGGTGGTGGTGCCCCGCGTGCTGGACCTCAACACGATCGTGGCCGAGCTGGAGAAGATGCTGGGGCGGGTGATCGGCGAGCACATCGTGCTGGTCACGCGCCTGGACCCCGCTCCGGCGCTGGTGCGCGCGGACCGCGGGCAGATCGAGCAGGTGATCCTCAACCTGGTGGTCAACGCGCGCGACGCCATGCCGGAGGGCGGCAGGCTGGAGATCGAAACCCGGCGCGTCGAGCTCCACCGCTCCGAAGCCCGCGGGCCCGCCGCCGTGGCGCCCGGCCCGTACGTGTCGCTGCGCGTGACCGATGACGGCGCGGGGATGGACCCGGAGGTGCAGCGGCACATCTTCGAGCCCTTCTACACCACCAAGGCGCACGGGCAGGGCACCGGGCTGGGCCTGGCGATGGTGTACGGCATCGCGGAGCAGGCCGGCGGGTGCATCCAGGTCCGGAGCCGGCCCGGCGAGGGCAGCAGCTTCGATCTGTGCCTGCCGCGGGTCACCGATGCCACCGGGGCCGATCCGCCCCCTGCGCCGCCCGCGGCCCCGCCGGGGCGCGGGGTCGAAACCATCCTGCTGGTCGAGGACGAGGAGGCGGTGCGGCAACTGCTGCGACGGGTGCTGGAGAAGGCGGGCTACCGCGTGATCGAGGCCGCCTGCGCGGAGGACGCGATGGAGATCGCGCGGGCCCACGCGCAGACGATCCACCTGCTGCTCTCCGACGTGGTGATGCCCGGCATGAGCGGCACCCGGCTGGCCGAGCACATGCTCGCGGAGCGCCCCGGCCTGCGGGTGTTGTTCATGACCGGCTACACCGACGAGGGGCTGACGGGAGGGGGCACGCTGATCCGGGAACGGGGGCTGCTGCAGAAGCCGATCCGGCCGGACGATCTCCTGAGGCACGTCCGGTCCACCCTGGACTCGCGCTAA
- a CDS encoding SpoIID/LytB domain-containing protein, whose translation MKKMWAVAALLLSTWGCAAMRQGLEQVETGARGEPWIRVGLAWDVSSVELTSDRDMLLRLREPRGERERVPREIGRELRVTAEGGLGLSGGQGYRETLPGEDTLVVDFRNRPLESRFTWRGHHYAGRLMIFRNARSTFTVVNVLPLERYLAGVVPAEIGRPGADGAQAVRAQAVAARSYTLFYLGRRAAEGFDVYGNVEDQVYGGLDAEDAYTTAQVEATRGMVLASDGRAVRAMYSSSCGGMLAALDEAFPSPAQPYLVPHRDRSPDLEPAESFCGGKGAYRWREEWTMEQFESALAEFGPPDLRAEDGQLRGRVLDVRVAGRSPSGRVKRLEIETTAGTFGLEQMRLRATLRRPTEGRPILRSTLFKIGVDYEGDTPVKVVAQGAGNGHGVGMCQLGARGMSARGYLYEQILLHYYRGAQLERWYD comes from the coding sequence GTGAAGAAGATGTGGGCCGTCGCGGCGCTGCTGCTCTCCACCTGGGGGTGCGCGGCGATGCGGCAGGGCCTGGAGCAGGTGGAGACCGGCGCGCGCGGCGAGCCGTGGATCCGCGTCGGGCTGGCCTGGGACGTCTCCAGCGTGGAGCTCACCTCGGACCGCGACATGCTGCTCCGGCTGCGCGAGCCGCGCGGGGAGCGCGAGCGCGTGCCGCGGGAGATCGGTCGCGAGCTGCGGGTGACCGCCGAGGGCGGCCTGGGACTGAGCGGGGGCCAGGGCTACCGCGAGACGCTGCCCGGCGAGGACACGCTGGTGGTGGACTTCCGCAATCGCCCGCTGGAATCCCGGTTCACCTGGCGCGGCCACCACTACGCCGGCCGGCTCATGATCTTCCGCAACGCCCGCTCCACGTTCACCGTGGTCAATGTGCTGCCGCTGGAGCGCTACCTGGCCGGCGTGGTGCCTGCCGAGATCGGCCGCCCCGGCGCCGACGGGGCGCAGGCGGTGCGGGCCCAGGCCGTGGCGGCCCGCAGCTACACGCTCTTCTACCTGGGCCGGCGCGCCGCCGAGGGCTTCGACGTGTACGGCAACGTGGAGGACCAGGTCTACGGCGGCCTGGACGCCGAGGACGCCTACACCACCGCGCAGGTGGAAGCCACGCGGGGAATGGTGCTGGCCAGCGACGGGCGGGCGGTGCGCGCCATGTATTCGTCCTCCTGCGGCGGGATGCTGGCGGCGCTGGACGAGGCCTTTCCCAGCCCCGCACAGCCCTACCTGGTCCCGCACCGGGACCGCTCCCCGGACCTGGAGCCCGCCGAGTCGTTCTGCGGCGGCAAGGGGGCCTACCGGTGGCGCGAAGAGTGGACCATGGAGCAGTTCGAGTCGGCCCTGGCCGAGTTCGGCCCGCCCGACTTGCGCGCCGAGGACGGCCAGTTGCGGGGACGGGTGCTGGACGTGCGCGTGGCGGGGCGCAGCCCCTCGGGCCGGGTGAAGCGGCTGGAAATCGAGACCACCGCGGGCACCTTTGGGCTCGAACAGATGCGGCTGCGCGCCACGCTCCGGCGCCCGACGGAGGGCCGCCCCATCCTGCGCAGCACGCTGTTCAAGATCGGCGTGGACTACGAAGGGGACACCCCCGTGAAGGTCGTGGCGCAGGGTGCCGGCAACGGCCACGGGGTGGGAATGTGCCAGTTGGGGGCCCGCGGGATGTCGGCCCGCGGCTACCTGTACGAGCAGATTCTCCTGCATTATTACCGCGGCGCGCAGCTGGAGCGGTGGTACGACTGA
- a CDS encoding anhydro-N-acetylmuramic acid kinase — protein sequence MSGTSCDGVTAAAASISGPAGRPRVRCLGVTERAYPGALRGRLLRAAAPGGSDAAEVAALHVELAEFWAGAATRLAGGRAGLRRFDLLASHGHTLHHHPPAGRARGWSLQVGDAATLAERTGLPVVHDFRARDLALGGQGAPLVPRADAALFGHPREPRVALNLGGIANITVLPAGTTHPAWAFDTGPGNMALDALAARATRGRLRFDRGGRLAAAGHVDPGLLHAWLAHPFFRRRPPRSTGREEFGDAFLSPALEAIRRRRMRWADALATATALTALTVAAAVHAYAAPGTRLVIGAGGGMRNRALVRELRAMLSPLRLEPSDRHGVPSRAREALAFAVLGHFTWRGLPGNLPCATGATAEAVLGSVVPGRSGRIS from the coding sequence ATGAGCGGAACGTCCTGCGACGGGGTGACCGCGGCCGCGGCCTCCATCTCGGGCCCGGCGGGACGGCCCCGGGTGCGCTGCCTGGGGGTGACCGAGCGCGCCTATCCGGGCGCGCTGCGCGGGCGGTTGCTGCGCGCCGCAGCCCCCGGAGGTTCGGACGCCGCGGAGGTGGCCGCCCTGCACGTGGAGCTGGCGGAATTCTGGGCCGGGGCCGCGACGCGTCTCGCGGGGGGGCGCGCCGGGCTGCGACGCTTTGACCTGCTGGCCTCGCACGGGCACACGCTGCACCACCATCCGCCCGCCGGGCGGGCGCGCGGATGGAGCCTGCAGGTGGGTGACGCCGCCACGCTGGCGGAGCGCACCGGACTGCCGGTGGTGCACGACTTCCGGGCCCGCGACCTGGCCCTGGGCGGGCAGGGCGCGCCGCTGGTGCCGCGCGCGGACGCCGCGCTCTTCGGGCACCCGCGCGAGCCGCGCGTGGCGCTCAACCTGGGTGGGATCGCCAACATCACCGTCCTGCCCGCCGGCACCACGCACCCCGCGTGGGCATTCGACACCGGGCCGGGCAACATGGCGTTGGATGCGCTGGCCGCGCGCGCCACGCGCGGCCGGCTGCGCTTCGATCGCGGCGGACGGCTGGCCGCCGCGGGACATGTGGATCCCGGGCTGCTGCACGCCTGGCTGGCGCACCCCTTCTTTCGCCGGCGCCCGCCGCGCTCCACGGGACGGGAGGAATTCGGGGACGCCTTCCTGTCTCCGGCGCTCGAGGCGATCCGGCGCCGCCGCATGCGCTGGGCGGACGCCCTGGCGACCGCCACCGCGCTCACCGCGCTCACCGTCGCCGCGGCGGTGCACGCCTACGCGGCCCCGGGCACGCGCCTGGTGATCGGCGCCGGGGGCGGGATGCGGAACCGCGCCCTGGTGCGCGAGCTTCGGGCGATGCTCTCCCCGCTGCGGCTGGAGCCCTCGGATCGCCACGGCGTGCCTTCGAGGGCGCGCGAGGCGCTGGCGTTCGCGGTGCTCGGGCACTTCACGTGGCGCGGGCTTCCGGGTAATCTCCCCTGCGCCACGGGTGCCACCGCGGAGGCGGTGCTGGGCAGCGTCGTCCCGGGGCGATCGGGGAGGATCTCGTGA
- the murQ gene encoding N-acetylmuramic acid 6-phosphate etherase: MSRDDETPEVFREVAGLLTESRNPRTLDLDTLDTRALLERINDEDQEVPRAVRAAIPMIAQAVDLVVASFRAGGRLIHVGAGTSGRLGVLDAAECPPTFSSSPGQVVGVIAGGPEALVRAVEGAEDRGEDGALAVDALGVDARDTVVGIAASRRTPFVLEALRRARARGARTVYLNMSPGTGRDAEVDVEVSIPVGPEVLTGSTRMKAGTAQKLTLNMISTAAMVRLGKAYENLMVDLTATSEKLRERSRRIVMTVTGAGYAEAVTLLEAAGGRVKTALVMRGLGVDRAGAERRLEAVGGFVRAALEGGRG; this comes from the coding sequence GTGAGCAGGGACGACGAGACGCCCGAGGTGTTCCGGGAGGTGGCCGGGCTGCTCACCGAGAGCCGCAACCCGCGCACCCTGGACCTGGACACGCTGGACACGCGCGCGCTGCTCGAGCGCATCAACGACGAGGACCAGGAAGTGCCGCGGGCGGTGCGCGCCGCGATCCCCATGATCGCGCAGGCGGTGGACCTGGTGGTGGCCTCCTTCCGCGCCGGGGGGCGGCTGATCCACGTCGGGGCGGGCACCAGCGGTCGTCTCGGCGTGCTGGACGCCGCCGAGTGCCCGCCCACCTTCAGCTCGTCGCCCGGGCAGGTGGTGGGGGTGATCGCGGGAGGCCCCGAGGCGCTGGTGCGCGCCGTCGAGGGCGCCGAGGACCGCGGCGAGGACGGCGCGCTCGCGGTGGACGCGCTGGGCGTGGATGCCCGCGACACCGTCGTGGGCATCGCCGCCAGCCGCCGCACGCCCTTCGTGCTCGAGGCGCTGCGCCGGGCCCGCGCGCGCGGCGCGAGGACGGTGTACCTGAACATGAGCCCGGGCACGGGGCGCGACGCGGAAGTGGACGTGGAGGTTTCCATCCCCGTGGGGCCGGAGGTGCTGACCGGCTCCACCCGGATGAAGGCCGGCACGGCGCAGAAGCTCACCCTGAACATGATCTCCACCGCCGCGATGGTGCGGCTGGGCAAGGCCTACGAGAACCTCATGGTGGACCTGACCGCCACCAGCGAGAAACTGCGCGAGCGAAGCCGCCGCATCGTGATGACCGTGACCGGCGCAGGCTACGCCGAAGCCGTGACGCTGCTGGAGGCCGCGGGGGGCAGGGTGAAGACCGCGCTGGTGATGCGCGGGCTGGGCGTGGACCGGGCCGGGGCGGAGCGCCGCCTGGAGGCCGTGGGCGGCTTCGTGCGGGCGGCGCTGGAAGGTGGGCGCGGGTGA